The DNA window TCCGATATTATAGATGCCTTTGCGACAGGGAAGGATATCAAAAATCTCAGTGTCAGGGATATAATGATGCCCTTCTCCATAGTTACATATCCTGATGAGGAGCTTTCAGAAGCTATAAGGAAAATGGCAGAAAATATGATACATCGTATATTTGTTGTAAAGGAAAAAAAGGCTGAGCCGAGAACTTTGAGCAAGGATATTGTTCTCTGCCCTGTTGGAATAGTTTCTTCTTCCGATATTGTTAGAGCCGTAGGAGAGGGTATAATTGAGTAAGGTTAAAGATTATATGACTTCTGTAGTTATAACTGCTGATGAAAATGCTACTGTGAAGCAGGCCTGCCAGATGATGACTGAAGAGGGCGTATCAGGACTTTTTGTCACTTCAGAGAGCGGCGAAACAGGGGTTTTTACTGACACTGACCTTCTCCTGCTTCTTAGCAGAGGTAAACCTATTGATACAAAGCTTAAGGAGGTTATGAGCAGAGACATATTCTATGTTTCTCTGGAAGCCAGCCTTAAAGAGGCAGCTGAATTTATAAAGAAAAATAGAGTGAGCAGGCTCTTTGTCTCCAATAACTCATCTGGCGAGAAGCCTGAGGGAATAATAAGTGTGACAGATTTAATCAGGGCACTCAGGGACAGGCTAAACTTTAAGTAGTGCACAGTAAAATTTAGTATGGAGGTAGGCTTATGGCAGACAAGGTAGCAGGAAGGGATTTAATAGGCAGGAATGTGGTTAGTGACAGAGGTACAATTATAGGAATGCTGTCTGATATTTCAGTAGAAACTACTGGTGGCAAGGTTACAATGCTCATAGTAAAACCTGGGAAGGATATTGACGTAAAGCGCTTCAGACTCAGTGATAATGGCGAGCTTCTTATACCTTTCAAAGCTGTAAAGGCTGTTAAGGATGTACTCATAGTGAATGAAAGCGGTATTCCGTTTTCGTGAGTATCGAAATTACAGAGGTATGAGTTCTGTTTCCAGCCTGTTGCTGGTAGGGTACTCTTCGACAATATAATATTTTAGATTAGGGCTTCTATATATCTTTGAAAGTGCCTCGGCTATTTCGCGGGTGGTTTCAATTCTACCCTTCTCCTCATCGAATGTTATAAGATTCTCTGGAATATCAAATTTTTCTCTGAGATAGGAAATTAGCTCAATATAGCTGCCTTTCATACTGATAATTACACCTTTGAGGAGCAGTCCGTCCTCTATAACTTCCTCATAATCTTTTGCATTTCGCAGGGCTGTACGTAGAAGTCTATTCTTCAGCTGGACTGAATCTTTAAATTCTGATGTGCAGAAATGCACTCTTAGAGAGTTTTCCTCGGCAAAATTCAGAACTTCCAAGGCAGCTTCTTCACTCCCTTCAGCAGCATAACTCTCCTCACCCTTAAGATTGTATCCTTCAGACAGCAGTTTCTCTGCGTTTGTATGAGAGAACTCCAGTTCGTTGAGATTCAAAAAACCTCCAAGGCTGTTTATCCTGAGAGCTATCTCCTTAATTTTTTCAGCTTTTCCAGGTACAGCTGGAATCTCCACACCGAAACTCCTGTAAACTTTTGAAGCAGCCTCTATTGTATTCCATATTGAACCTCTGTTTTTATCTGTTATGTGAAACCTTATCTCGTCCACTCCTGCCATATACAGCTTTTTGATGACCTGTTCATGTACTGGCTGGGCCGTATAAAGATGAAGATGAAAATCTGTGCCAAATTCTTTCTTCAGAGCTTCTGTGTATTCAAGTGTTTTTGACAGACTGAGCAGGGGGTCACCTCCTGTAATTCCCGCACCGCCAGCATGCATGGCATCTGCTTCCTGAAGAACTTCTCTGAAGTTTGTAACTGCTCTCTCATTTGCCCAGATAAGATTTCTGTCCCGCCTCTCTTCGGAGAGTGGGCAGTAGATGCACTCCATATTGCATATACCGGAAATAAATAGAACAAGTTTCTCTCCCTTCATGCACTGTTTGCATCCTTTACTCAGTTCGCCTGTGGAGAGGTTGTTATTTGTCTTCCTCATATTCAGGATTTAATCATGTAACCTCTGCAGAGTTAGAAGCAAAAAAGTATTAATGAGCAGTGAAAAATAATAGTGATGAAGGCTGAAGAGGAGTTAGAGTATCTTGAAAGCATACTTGAAGATGATTTCTTTGCAAAACTGGATGTGGCAACAAATTTAAATTATGTTGTTTATCTGGTTGTTAAAGAAATACTCGTGCCCAGAGTCATGACACGGGAAGAGTTTGAGGCTGTAACACACAGGGAAGATAAGGTTCATATTCTTGATAATGTTAAGGCGGTGGTTGAGCAGACCATGGCATGGGACTATCTTGTGGAAGTGATTGAAACAGTTAAGGTGCTTCATCTGAAGGCGTTGAAATCAGAAGAGGGTATAAGTTATAGGGAAATTGAGGAAGCTCTCGCCAGTGTAAGAAAGCTGGTGCAGGAGGCTGATAGAATTGCTGACATGGGTTGAAAAGCACAGACCGAGAAGGCTTGAGGAGATTGCAGGCAATCCTGGTGCTATTAAAACTATTATGTCCTGGCTGGATAAATGGGAAGGAGGTAGGCCGGAGAAGAGAGCAATTCTTTTATATGGGC is part of the archaeon BMS3Bbin15 genome and encodes:
- a CDS encoding inosine 5'-monophosphate dehydrogenase; translated protein: MKVTDIMTKGVYTVEESTSLAEVLEIMARYQVSGLGVVDEFGDIQGVVSDSDIIDAFATGKDIKNLSVRDIMMPFSIVTYPDEELSEAIRKMAENMIHRIFVVKEKKAEPRTLSKDIVLCPVGIVSSSDIVRAVGEGIIE
- a CDS encoding radical SAM superfamily protein translates to MRKTNNNLSTGELSKGCKQCMKGEKLVLFISGICNMECIYCPLSEERRDRNLIWANERAVTNFREVLQEADAMHAGGAGITGGDPLLSLSKTLEYTEALKKEFGTDFHLHLYTAQPVHEQVIKKLYMAGVDEIRFHITDKNRGSIWNTIEAASKVYRSFGVEIPAVPGKAEKIKEIALRINSLGGFLNLNELEFSHTNAEKLLSEGYNLKGEESYAAEGSEEAALEVLNFAEENSLRVHFCTSEFKDSVQLKNRLLRTALRNAKDYEEVIEDGLLLKGVIISMKGSYIELISYLREKFDIPENLITFDEEKGRIETTREIAEALSKIYRSPNLKYYIVEEYPTSNRLETELIPL
- a CDS encoding inosine 5'-monophosphate dehydrogenase, with amino-acid sequence MSKVKDYMTSVVITADENATVKQACQMMTEEGVSGLFVTSESGETGVFTDTDLLLLLSRGKPIDTKLKEVMSRDIFYVSLEASLKEAAEFIKKNRVSRLFVSNNSSGEKPEGIISVTDLIRALRDRLNFK
- a CDS encoding PRC-barrel domain protein, with product MADKVAGRDLIGRNVVSDRGTIIGMLSDISVETTGGKVTMLIVKPGKDIDVKRFRLSDNGELLIPFKAVKAVKDVLIVNESGIPFS